In Nostoc sp. CENA543, a single genomic region encodes these proteins:
- a CDS encoding biotin carboxylase: MEKKIRLALNFKYSRLITAILISCLIALISWVWTPVAVALTQIKLSNLSYKECPAELAQGAVTSSGSGAANCFIVTGQAENSTRKTVYDADIYGRIYDANNDAILQNRSRLGSIPEVPPGISDFELRISVPAIQPLPLKLKQFKASGFSAQIRK; the protein is encoded by the coding sequence ATGGAAAAGAAAATCCGCCTAGCACTTAATTTCAAATACTCAAGACTGATTACAGCTATCTTGATATCCTGTCTCATCGCATTGATTTCATGGGTATGGACTCCTGTTGCTGTAGCATTAACACAGATTAAACTCTCTAATTTATCTTATAAGGAGTGTCCAGCAGAATTGGCTCAAGGGGCTGTAACTAGTAGTGGTAGCGGGGCTGCTAATTGCTTTATTGTTACTGGTCAAGCCGAAAATAGCACCCGTAAAACTGTCTATGATGCAGATATTTATGGGCGCATATATGATGCAAACAATGATGCCATATTACAAAATCGCTCCCGCCTTGGTTCTATTCCAGAAGTTCCCCCAGGAATCAGTGATTTTGAATTGAGAATTTCTGTGCCTGCAATTCAACCTTTACCTTTAAAACTCAAGCAATTCAAAGCTTCTGGGTTTAGCGCGCAGATTCGCAAATAA
- a CDS encoding YggT family protein codes for MSLLINTLVTFITVYSYLLIIRVLLTWFPSINWYNQPFTALSQVTDPYLNLFRSIIPPLGGMDFSPILAFVVLNLLTGALETLGRLPAVGF; via the coding sequence ATGTCTTTACTGATTAATACATTAGTTACTTTCATCACTGTTTACAGCTACCTGTTGATTATTCGGGTTTTATTGACTTGGTTTCCCAGCATCAATTGGTATAATCAACCATTTACTGCTTTAAGCCAAGTCACAGACCCCTACCTCAACCTATTTCGTTCTATTATTCCTCCCTTGGGTGGTATGGACTTTTCCCCCATCCTTGCTTTTGTGGTGCTAAATTTACTTACTGGTGCATTGGAAACACTCGGCAGATTGCCAGCAGTGGGATTTTAA
- the upp gene encoding uracil phosphoribosyltransferase has translation MAAQLRVYVPPHPLIKHWLTVARDAATPSVLFRSAMTELGRWLTYEAAREWLPTQDILVQTPLDNCPGTVVSPEIPVAVVPILRAGLGLLEGAQTILPLASIYHLGLVRNEETLEASCYLNKLPEKFHPQTRVLITDPMLATGGSMMTAMSELTRRGVDPALIRIVCVVAAPPALKKLSEVYPDLIIYTATIDETVNNQGFIVPGLGDAGDRIFGT, from the coding sequence ATGGCGGCACAACTGCGTGTTTATGTTCCTCCCCATCCTTTAATCAAGCACTGGCTGACAGTTGCCCGTGATGCTGCTACGCCTTCGGTTTTGTTTCGGAGTGCGATGACTGAGTTGGGGCGTTGGCTAACCTATGAAGCAGCGCGGGAATGGTTGCCAACACAAGATATTTTGGTACAAACTCCCTTGGATAATTGCCCTGGGACGGTGGTTAGTCCAGAAATACCCGTGGCAGTTGTGCCGATTTTACGGGCTGGTTTGGGCTTATTAGAAGGGGCGCAAACTATACTACCTTTAGCTTCGATTTATCACTTGGGCTTGGTGCGAAATGAGGAAACTTTAGAAGCTTCCTGTTACCTCAACAAACTGCCAGAAAAATTTCACCCTCAAACTAGGGTGTTGATTACCGATCCGATGTTAGCCACGGGTGGTTCAATGATGACGGCGATGTCTGAGTTAACGAGACGGGGTGTTGATCCGGCTTTAATTCGGATTGTTTGTGTGGTAGCTGCACCACCAGCATTAAAAAAATTGAGTGAGGTTTATCCTGACCTAATAATTTACACTGCCACAATTGATGAAACGGTCAATAATCAAGGGTTTATTGTACCGGGATTAGGAGATGCAGGCGATCGCATCTTCGGCACATAG
- the crtH gene encoding carotenoid isomerase codes for MPSTFRTTSSLDHSFDVIVIGSGIGGLVTATQLATKGAKVLVLESYVIPGGSAGYFEHEGYRFDVGASMIFGLGNKGTTNLLTRALQAVNISLESIPDPVQIHYHLPQGLDLKVDRDYDKFLQNLIAYFPHEARGIRRFYDECWRVFNCLNKIDLLSLEEPGYLLRVFLQHPLACLGLAKYLPQNAGDVARRYIKDPQLLKFIDMECYCWSVVPASMTPMINAGMVFSDRHYGGVNYPQGGVGQIAQALAQGLEKAGGKIEYQAKVTKILTQKGRAVGVQLANGETYGGKRIVSNATRWDTFEKLLPVEKMPHNEKKWQQRYQKSPSFLSLHMGVKAAVLPAETECHHIILEDWQEMMTPDGTLFVSIPTLLDPDLAPRGYHIIHAFTPHWIDYWQGMSAKEYEAKKEAAAWRVIDRLEKIFPGLDAGLDYLEVGTPRTHRRFLGRVDGTYGPIPRRKLWGLIGMPLNRTSIPGLYCVGDSTFPGQGLNAVAFSGFACAHRIAVDLGL; via the coding sequence ATGCCCTCAACTTTTAGGACTACCTCATCCCTTGATCATTCATTTGATGTCATCGTGATTGGATCTGGTATTGGTGGTTTAGTCACAGCCACCCAGCTAGCAACAAAAGGTGCAAAAGTTCTGGTACTGGAAAGTTATGTCATTCCAGGTGGGAGTGCTGGCTACTTTGAACACGAAGGTTATCGCTTTGATGTGGGGGCTTCGATGATCTTTGGTTTAGGAAACAAAGGTACTACGAATCTACTGACTCGCGCCCTCCAAGCCGTAAATATTAGTCTGGAAAGTATTCCTGATCCCGTACAGATTCATTACCACCTACCACAAGGTTTAGACTTAAAAGTTGATAGGGATTATGACAAATTTTTGCAAAATCTTATTGCTTACTTTCCTCATGAAGCTAGAGGAATTCGTCGTTTTTATGACGAGTGTTGGCGAGTATTTAACTGTCTTAACAAAATAGATTTACTGTCTCTAGAAGAACCTGGGTATCTTTTGCGGGTATTTTTGCAACATCCTCTAGCTTGTCTTGGTTTAGCTAAGTATCTCCCTCAAAATGCTGGAGATGTCGCCCGACGTTATATTAAAGACCCCCAATTATTAAAATTTATCGATATGGAATGTTATTGCTGGTCTGTAGTCCCAGCCAGTATGACACCAATGATTAACGCTGGGATGGTTTTTTCTGACCGACATTATGGCGGTGTGAACTATCCTCAAGGCGGTGTAGGACAAATTGCCCAGGCTTTAGCACAGGGTTTAGAAAAAGCAGGCGGTAAAATTGAATACCAAGCTAAGGTTACAAAAATTCTTACTCAAAAAGGTCGCGCAGTCGGTGTGCAACTAGCCAATGGCGAAACTTATGGGGGCAAACGCATAGTTTCTAATGCTACACGATGGGATACATTTGAAAAATTGTTACCAGTGGAGAAAATGCCACATAATGAGAAAAAGTGGCAACAAAGATATCAAAAATCGCCAAGTTTTCTGAGTCTACATATGGGTGTCAAAGCTGCGGTTTTACCTGCGGAGACGGAGTGCCATCATATTATTTTGGAAGATTGGCAAGAGATGATGACACCGGACGGTACTTTATTTGTGTCGATTCCCACCTTGCTTGACCCAGATTTAGCTCCCAGAGGGTATCATATCATTCATGCGTTCACACCCCATTGGATTGATTATTGGCAGGGAATGTCTGCAAAAGAGTACGAAGCGAAGAAAGAAGCGGCGGCTTGGCGAGTTATTGACAGACTAGAAAAGATTTTCCCTGGTTTAGATGCAGGATTAGATTATTTAGAAGTGGGTACACCCCGCACTCATCGGCGTTTTTTGGGGCGAGTAGATGGGACTTATGGGCCGATACCCCGGCGTAAATTATGGGGATTAATAGGAATGCCCCTAAATCGTACATCTATTCCAGGGCTTTATTGTGTAGGAGATAGTACATTTCCAGGTCAGGGGTTGAATGCGGTAGCGTTTTCTGGCTTTGCTTGCGCCCATCGCATCGCAGTAGATTTGGGACTGTGA
- a CDS encoding photosystem II reaction center protein T, whose amino-acid sequence MESVAYILILTLAIGVLFFAIAFREPPRIEKK is encoded by the coding sequence ATGGAAAGCGTTGCATACATTTTAATTTTGACCCTGGCGATTGGGGTTTTATTCTTTGCGATCGCATTCCGCGAACCCCCCCGCATCGAGAAGAAATAG
- the psbB gene encoding photosystem II chlorophyll-binding protein CP47: protein MGLPWYRVHTVVLNDPGRLISVHLMHTALVAGWAGSMALYELAIYDPSDPVLNPMWRQGMFVLPFMARLGVTESWGGWSVTGASAVDPGFWSFEGVAAAHIVLSGLLFLAAVWHWVYWDLELFRDPRTGEPALDLPKMFGIHLFLSGLLCFGFGAFHLTGLFGPGMWISDPFGVTGSVQPVAPEWGPAGFNPFNPGGVVAHHIAAGVVGIIAGLFHLTVRPPERLYKALRMGNIETVLSSSIAAVFFAAFVVAGTMWYGNATTPIELFGPTRYQWDQGYFRQEIERRVQTSLADGASLSEAWSQIPEKLAFYDYVGNSPAKGGLFRTGPMVKGDGIAQSWQGHAVFKDSEGRELTVRRLPNFFETFPVILTDADGVVRADIPFRRAESKYSFEQTGVTVSFYGGDLNGKTFTDPVDVKKYARKAQGGEIFEFDRETLNSDGVFRTSPRGWFTFGHAVFALLFFFGHIWHGARTIYRDVFAGVEADLEEQVEWGLFQKVGDKTTRRKEAL, encoded by the coding sequence ATGGGACTACCCTGGTACCGAGTACACACAGTCGTTCTGAATGATCCAGGGCGACTGATTTCTGTACACTTGATGCACACAGCCCTGGTGGCAGGCTGGGCTGGTTCGATGGCACTATACGAACTAGCTATTTATGACCCCAGTGATCCTGTTCTCAACCCCATGTGGCGGCAAGGGATGTTCGTGCTACCCTTCATGGCACGGTTAGGTGTAACCGAATCTTGGGGCGGTTGGAGTGTTACTGGTGCTTCAGCAGTTGACCCTGGTTTCTGGTCATTTGAAGGCGTGGCTGCGGCTCACATAGTCCTTTCCGGTCTATTGTTCCTAGCTGCCGTTTGGCACTGGGTTTACTGGGATTTGGAACTCTTTAGAGATCCCCGCACCGGTGAACCTGCCCTTGACTTGCCAAAAATGTTTGGCATTCACTTGTTCTTATCTGGTTTACTCTGTTTCGGTTTTGGTGCTTTCCACCTAACAGGTCTATTTGGCCCTGGAATGTGGATTTCTGATCCCTTTGGGGTTACTGGTAGCGTGCAACCAGTAGCACCAGAATGGGGGCCAGCCGGGTTTAACCCCTTTAACCCTGGTGGTGTAGTGGCTCACCACATCGCCGCCGGTGTAGTTGGTATTATTGCTGGTTTATTCCACCTCACTGTTAGACCCCCCGAAAGACTCTACAAAGCTCTGCGGATGGGTAACATTGAAACAGTTCTTTCCAGCAGTATTGCGGCTGTATTCTTTGCTGCCTTCGTTGTTGCAGGCACAATGTGGTACGGTAACGCTACCACCCCAATTGAATTGTTTGGCCCCACCCGTTATCAATGGGATCAAGGCTACTTCCGCCAAGAAATTGAGCGTCGCGTACAAACTAGCTTGGCTGATGGTGCAAGCCTTTCTGAAGCTTGGTCACAGATTCCTGAAAAATTGGCTTTCTACGATTACGTCGGCAATAGCCCCGCTAAAGGTGGTTTATTCCGTACCGGGCCAATGGTGAAAGGTGATGGTATTGCCCAATCTTGGCAAGGTCACGCTGTATTCAAAGACTCTGAAGGTAGAGAACTGACTGTACGTCGTCTACCCAACTTCTTTGAAACCTTCCCCGTAATTCTTACCGATGCTGATGGTGTTGTCCGCGCTGACATCCCCTTCCGTCGGGCAGAATCCAAGTACAGCTTCGAGCAAACTGGTGTAACTGTTAGCTTCTACGGTGGCGATTTGAATGGTAAAACCTTTACAGATCCCGTCGATGTGAAGAAGTATGCCCGTAAAGCTCAAGGCGGCGAAATCTTTGAATTTGACCGCGAAACTTTGAACTCTGACGGTGTATTCCGTACATCTCCCAGAGGTTGGTTTACCTTTGGACACGCTGTATTCGCCCTGTTGTTCTTCTTCGGTCACATCTGGCACGGCGCACGGACAATCTACCGTGACGTATTTGCAGGTGTAGAAGCGGATCTAGAAGAGCAAGTCGAATGGGGTCTATTCCAGAAAGTGGGTGACAAGACAACCCGCCGGAAGGAAGCCCTCTAA
- a CDS encoding ABC transporter substrate-binding protein → MTGFTILGRRWGRVTRFLSLFCLCLLFAIACTPREQTNTTPSSPGTTTAGDGRITVGTTAKPRTLDPADAYELASLGLVFNMSDRLYTYELGSTEIKPQLATALPKVSADGLTYTIPIRQGVVFHDGTPFNAKAMEFSIKRFIENKGKPSFLLADTVSSVAATGDYELTIKLKKPFAAFPALLAFSGVCAVSPGAYEIGAGKFKPDTFVGTGPYKLAQYGTDSLRLDIFDKYWGEKPANKGVNVQIQTSPVNLFNAFRTGAVDVAYLSLQPDQIRSLEEGGKKGDWQAITSQGSVVSYLVLNRNQKPLDKPEVRQAIAAIIDRPLLMERVLYGQADPLYSMIPTTFNVSQPLFKDKYSDGNFEKARQLLTAAGYSKDNPVKIPVWYPSSSPTRSLAAQTLKSLVDTKMDNIVQLEVNTVEGATFFKDISKGLYPAALLDWYPDFLDPDNYVQPFLACQKGSDAKGCEDGGSQTQGSFYYSETMNKLIDQQRKEQNPEARQKIFEQIQTQVVNDVPYVPLWQSKDYVFAQKGVSNVQLDPTQNLIYKTIKK, encoded by the coding sequence ATGACAGGGTTTACCATATTAGGGCGACGATGGGGTCGAGTGACAAGGTTTCTATCGTTGTTTTGTTTATGCTTATTGTTTGCGATCGCTTGTACACCAAGAGAACAGACAAATACTACACCTAGTAGTCCAGGAACTACAACGGCTGGGGATGGTCGGATCACTGTGGGAACGACGGCCAAGCCCAGAACTTTAGATCCGGCGGATGCCTATGAGTTGGCATCCTTGGGTTTAGTATTTAATATGAGCGATCGCCTCTACACTTACGAACTAGGAAGCACGGAAATTAAGCCACAATTAGCGACAGCTTTACCTAAAGTGAGTGCAGATGGTCTCACCTACACTATCCCTATCCGTCAAGGAGTCGTTTTTCACGACGGTACGCCCTTTAATGCTAAGGCGATGGAGTTTAGTATCAAGCGGTTTATTGAAAATAAGGGTAAACCATCCTTCTTGTTAGCAGATACAGTCAGTTCTGTAGCCGCTACAGGAGATTATGAGTTAACCATCAAACTCAAAAAACCTTTTGCCGCTTTTCCTGCTTTGTTAGCCTTCTCTGGGGTGTGTGCTGTTTCACCTGGTGCTTATGAAATTGGTGCGGGTAAATTTAAACCAGACACTTTTGTGGGAACTGGCCCTTATAAATTGGCACAGTATGGTACAGATTCACTCCGTTTAGATATTTTTGATAAATATTGGGGAGAAAAACCCGCTAACAAAGGCGTTAACGTACAGATTCAGACCAGTCCTGTGAATTTGTTTAATGCTTTCCGTACAGGCGCAGTTGATGTAGCTTACTTATCATTACAGCCAGATCAAATTCGTAGCTTAGAAGAAGGCGGTAAAAAAGGAGATTGGCAAGCAATTACATCTCAGGGTAGTGTAGTTAGTTATTTAGTCTTAAATCGCAATCAAAAACCCTTAGATAAACCAGAAGTCAGACAGGCGATCGCTGCTATAATTGACCGTCCACTCTTAATGGAACGAGTTTTATATGGTCAAGCTGATCCCCTTTACAGCATGATTCCCACCACATTCAATGTTTCTCAACCATTATTTAAAGATAAATACAGTGATGGTAATTTTGAGAAAGCCAGACAATTATTAACAGCTGCTGGTTATTCCAAAGATAATCCGGTCAAAATTCCAGTTTGGTATCCTTCGAGTTCACCTACTCGCTCTTTAGCTGCACAAACACTAAAATCTTTAGTCGATACCAAAATGGATAATATAGTGCAGTTGGAAGTCAACACCGTAGAAGGTGCTACTTTCTTTAAAGACATTTCCAAAGGTTTATATCCTGCTGCTTTACTAGATTGGTATCCAGATTTCTTAGATCCCGATAACTACGTACAACCATTTTTAGCCTGTCAAAAGGGTTCAGATGCTAAAGGCTGTGAAGATGGCGGTAGCCAAACTCAGGGTTCGTTTTACTATAGCGAAACTATGAATAAATTAATTGACCAACAACGTAAAGAACAAAACCCTGAAGCACGGCAGAAGATTTTTGAACAAATCCAAACCCAAGTGGTGAATGATGTACCTTACGTTCCCTTATGGCAAAGTAAAGACTATGTATTTGCCCAAAAAGGTGTAAGCAACGTACAACTTGACCCCACCCAGAACTTGATTTACAAAACTATCAAGAAATAG
- a CDS encoding ABC transporter permease — MSRSKALQYYIVSRLLLAPLQLLTIITIVFLLLRATPGDPADAILGGRAPEAAKEELRRQLGLDLPLWLQYLNYLGSLLRFDLGTSLTSRGQQVWNIIGQHFPATVELAVCSMAVALVVGIVVGTLSASRPGTSFDVGGRLFGIVTYALPMFWAGMLLQLIFSVQLGWFPNSNRFPPNLDPPSLITGLYTVDSLLKGNFTQFFASLHHLALPSITLGILLSGIFERIVRVNLKQTLRADYVEAARARGVAENKILVSHALKNALIPVITVLGLTFASLLGGAILTEVTFSWPGLANRLYQAISDRDYPTVQGVLVFFGAIVVGASILIDILNAYVDPRIRY, encoded by the coding sequence ATGTCTAGATCAAAAGCCTTACAATACTACATTGTCTCTCGGTTGCTCCTAGCACCACTCCAGTTATTAACTATCATTACCATCGTATTTTTACTACTTCGCGCTACCCCAGGAGATCCCGCCGATGCGATTTTGGGGGGACGCGCACCGGAAGCTGCTAAAGAAGAATTAAGAAGACAATTAGGTTTGGATTTACCTTTATGGCTACAGTACCTCAATTATTTAGGTAGTTTGCTGCGATTCGATTTAGGTACATCCTTAACCAGCCGAGGACAGCAAGTTTGGAATATTATCGGACAACATTTTCCCGCCACAGTAGAGTTAGCTGTCTGTAGTATGGCGGTGGCTTTGGTGGTTGGTATTGTGGTAGGAACACTTTCCGCTTCTCGTCCTGGAACGTCCTTTGATGTGGGTGGACGATTATTTGGTATTGTTACTTACGCACTGCCCATGTTTTGGGCGGGAATGTTGTTACAGTTGATTTTTTCTGTACAACTAGGTTGGTTTCCCAACTCTAACCGCTTCCCACCCAATCTTGACCCCCCCTCATTAATTACGGGTTTGTATACTGTAGATAGCTTACTCAAAGGCAACTTTACTCAGTTTTTCGCATCTTTACATCATTTAGCCCTTCCCAGTATCACTTTAGGAATCTTATTGAGTGGGATTTTTGAGCGAATTGTCCGCGTGAATTTAAAACAAACTCTCCGCGCTGACTATGTAGAAGCAGCTAGAGCCAGGGGAGTTGCGGAAAATAAAATTTTAGTCTCCCATGCGTTGAAAAATGCCTTAATTCCCGTGATTACAGTCCTGGGTTTAACCTTTGCTTCCTTGTTAGGGGGAGCCATTTTAACTGAAGTGACATTTTCTTGGCCGGGGTTGGCGAATAGACTATATCAAGCAATATCCGATCGCGATTATCCTACAGTACAGGGGGTACTAGTATTTTTTGGGGCGATCGTTGTTGGCGCGAGTATTTTGATTGATATTCTCAATGCTTACGTTGACCCCAGAATCCGTTATTAA
- the rnhA gene encoding ribonuclease HI yields the protein MSTQPIIESIYTDGACTGNPGPGGWGVVVYFNDGSVHEMGDAASHTTNNKMEMQAAIAALQFLRASGQSQPITLYTDSEYLINCVTKWVKGWKRKGWKKADGNPVQNQDLLETLDDLNTKQVNWHHVRGHSGNVGNERCDVIARSFASGKMPSLKRLLTDYTHKSLPDNNGNIVSKVHNHVTTSTIVHKTIQEIEPSATQTTTMEPSTAQAAATVEEQLPEQRVEQLRNLVETLRIADEIAAKGYLITSSELAYLMDVHASAVTSRGDQWRWRNWIVSRVRREGNQILWELERGDRLGGEEE from the coding sequence ATGTCTACCCAACCGATAATCGAAAGTATATACACCGATGGTGCTTGCACTGGTAATCCTGGCCCTGGTGGCTGGGGTGTTGTTGTCTATTTCAATGATGGCTCAGTTCATGAAATGGGTGATGCCGCCAGCCACACCACAAATAATAAAATGGAGATGCAAGCCGCGATCGCTGCTTTACAATTTCTCCGTGCTTCTGGACAATCTCAACCCATCACTCTCTATACAGATAGCGAATACCTGATTAACTGTGTTACTAAATGGGTGAAAGGTTGGAAGCGTAAAGGCTGGAAAAAAGCCGATGGTAATCCAGTCCAAAATCAAGACTTGTTAGAAACTCTTGATGACCTCAATACTAAACAAGTCAATTGGCATCATGTCCGAGGACATTCTGGTAACGTCGGTAACGAACGCTGTGATGTGATTGCTCGCAGTTTTGCCAGTGGTAAAATGCCTTCATTGAAGCGATTACTCACTGATTACACTCATAAATCTTTACCTGACAATAACGGAAATATTGTATCAAAAGTACATAATCATGTTACAACCTCTACAATAGTTCACAAAACTATACAAGAAATCGAACCTTCCGCAACACAAACAACCACTATGGAACCATCTACCGCACAAGCTGCGGCTACAGTCGAAGAACAGCTGCCTGAACAAAGGGTTGAACAACTCCGTAACTTAGTTGAAACTCTACGTATCGCTGACGAAATTGCTGCTAAAGGCTACCTGATTACAAGTTCGGAATTGGCATACCTGATGGATGTCCACGCTAGTGCTGTCACCAGCAGAGGAGACCAATGGCGATGGCGAAATTGGATAGTTTCACGGGTAAGGCGTGAAGGAAATCAAATACTTTGGGAACTAGAACGAGGCGATCGCCTGGGAGGTGAAGAAGAGTAA
- the cruG gene encoding 2'-O-glycosyltransferase CruG translates to MDNALIVESAISLFFLLIQLPATAILLSRLLKGPRRNPPIQPQQPTSEILGSVSVVIPTLNEALRISPLLAGLSRQSYEVREIIVVDSKSQDGTPELVKAAQQQDPRFRLMNDDPLPTNWVGRPWALHNGFLSSSENSEWFLGMDADTQPHPGLVAGLVKTATDQGYDLVSLSPQFILKYPGECWLQPALLMTLLYRFDPAGITTDQPERVMANGQCFLCRRSVLAAVGGYSSASSSFCDDVTLARYIAAQGFKVGFLDGAKVLKVRMYEGALETWKEWGRSLDLKDASPQAQIWGDLWLLSAVQGLPLIIVLSYFLVSLLSPLPGTWSLKCLLGLNLFLLFIRFAMLLAIAPSYDRKTATAGWLFWLSPFADPLAVLRIFLSALRKPKEWRGRKYGN, encoded by the coding sequence GTGGACAACGCTTTAATAGTAGAAAGCGCGATATCGCTATTTTTCCTACTCATCCAATTACCTGCGACAGCGATACTGCTTTCGCGTCTACTCAAGGGGCCAAGACGCAATCCCCCCATTCAACCCCAACAGCCTACTTCAGAAATTTTAGGCAGTGTCAGCGTTGTTATTCCCACCCTGAATGAAGCCCTGCGAATTAGCCCTTTATTGGCAGGTTTGAGTCGTCAGAGTTACGAAGTCCGAGAAATTATTGTTGTCGATAGTAAATCCCAAGATGGGACTCCCGAACTAGTAAAAGCGGCACAGCAACAAGACCCCCGCTTTCGCCTCATGAATGATGACCCCTTACCTACAAATTGGGTAGGTCGTCCGTGGGCGTTGCATAACGGCTTTTTATCTAGTTCAGAAAATAGTGAATGGTTCTTAGGGATGGATGCAGACACACAACCCCATCCTGGTTTAGTAGCTGGCTTAGTGAAAACAGCAACAGATCAAGGTTATGATTTGGTTTCTCTCTCGCCGCAGTTTATCCTCAAGTATCCTGGAGAATGTTGGCTACAACCAGCATTATTAATGACTCTACTTTATCGCTTCGACCCGGCTGGAATTACTACAGATCAGCCAGAAAGAGTCATGGCCAATGGACAGTGTTTTTTATGCCGTCGGTCTGTATTGGCTGCTGTGGGTGGTTATAGCAGTGCTAGTAGTTCCTTTTGTGATGATGTCACCTTAGCTCGTTACATTGCCGCCCAAGGCTTTAAAGTGGGTTTTTTAGATGGCGCAAAGGTGCTAAAAGTCAGGATGTATGAGGGAGCTTTAGAAACTTGGAAAGAATGGGGGCGTAGTCTTGACCTCAAAGATGCTTCACCTCAAGCACAAATTTGGGGAGACTTATGGTTACTTTCGGCAGTTCAAGGTTTACCTCTAATAATTGTGTTGAGTTACTTTTTGGTCAGCCTACTGTCACCTTTACCTGGGACATGGTCTTTAAAGTGCTTATTGGGATTGAATTTATTTTTATTATTCATTCGCTTTGCCATGTTACTAGCGATCGCACCTTCCTATGATCGAAAAACGGCTACTGCTGGCTGGCTATTTTGGCTTTCTCCCTTTGCTGATCCTTTAGCGGTGTTGAGAATTTTCTTATCTGCATTACGTAAACCCAAAGAATGGCGGGGGAGAAAGTACGGGAATTAG
- the cruF gene encoding gamma-carotene 1'-hydroxylase CruF produces the protein MKQLVVFERVCLIGHIVSMVFGLVGILLVIPNAEVILHLSEIGQTAMQWSMAGGGVVYMILGAAAVFLYALRTLGLGRALGFMLPAVLISLTSELLGTSTGFPFGHYSYLSGLGYKIAGLVPFTIPLSWFYVGCSAYLLGRAGLAVDKKPSLLRHIGAVVLGALLLTSWDFVLDPAMSQTSLPFWYWQQPGAFFGMPYQNFAGWMGTGSVFMTVAALLWRNQPIKFERSQLNLPLAIYLGNFGFATVMSLAAGFSVPVLLGLVSGVAPAILLWWKATVAPSAIAVEPAATEVSVASVKVALK, from the coding sequence ATGAAACAGCTTGTTGTCTTTGAGCGCGTATGCCTTATTGGTCATATTGTGTCAATGGTGTTTGGATTGGTAGGAATACTATTGGTTATACCGAATGCCGAAGTCATTCTTCATCTATCTGAGATAGGACAAACAGCCATGCAATGGAGTATGGCTGGAGGTGGAGTAGTCTACATGATTTTAGGGGCGGCTGCGGTATTTTTATATGCCTTACGCACATTAGGTTTAGGCCGTGCCTTGGGATTTATGCTGCCTGCGGTGTTAATTTCCTTAACCAGTGAACTTTTAGGAACAAGCACAGGGTTTCCTTTTGGTCACTACAGTTACTTAAGTGGCTTGGGTTATAAAATTGCTGGTTTAGTTCCATTTACTATTCCCTTGTCATGGTTTTATGTGGGTTGTTCTGCCTATCTGTTAGGACGCGCTGGTTTAGCAGTTGATAAAAAGCCGAGTTTGTTACGCCATATCGGTGCAGTTGTTTTAGGTGCGTTGTTACTTACATCCTGGGATTTTGTCCTTGATCCAGCAATGAGCCAAACATCTCTGCCTTTTTGGTATTGGCAGCAACCAGGTGCATTTTTTGGGATGCCTTATCAAAACTTTGCAGGTTGGATGGGTACAGGTTCAGTGTTTATGACTGTGGCTGCATTGTTGTGGAGAAATCAGCCTATTAAATTTGAGCGATCGCAGCTAAATTTACCCCTAGCGATCTATTTAGGTAACTTTGGTTTTGCAACTGTCATGAGTTTGGCGGCTGGATTTTCTGTACCTGTCTTACTAGGTTTAGTATCAGGCGTAGCCCCAGCAATACTGCTATGGTGGAAAGCTACAGTTGCCCCATCTGCAATTGCTGTTGAACCAGCAGCTACTGAGGTTTCTGTGGCTAGTGTCAAAGTTGCCCTGAAGTAA